The following are from one region of the Quercus robur chromosome 1, dhQueRobu3.1, whole genome shotgun sequence genome:
- the LOC126713420 gene encoding uncharacterized protein LOC126713420 isoform X1 — protein sequence MNPRTIHWYCDGPEPTQEAIRYDERVHRQMEDAKRRALIKSQAVKKRESGEVVPKVSASAPKRKPTSKSDRPFKQPKVSLEPVVGLMAEGNKTVTPAKQGTGKGLMTAPDGKQERPPSLLRDDSKYALEKLSSIITAEDYEDLGNHSTEAMGETGLFAVAQVGYVRQISLFFFFVVIYIM from the exons atgaacccgaggaccatacattggtactgcgacggtcctgagcccacccaagaggCGATTAGATACGACGAGCGAGTTCACAGAC agatggaagacgcaaaaaggagagctttgatcaaatcccaagccgtcaagaagagggaatccggcgaggtgGTACCTAAGGTGTCGGCTTCAGCCCCTAAGAGGAAACCGACATCAAAATCCGACCGTCCatttaagcaaccaaaggtctctcttgaacctgtggtcggtttaatggctgagggtaacaagaccgtcaccccagctaAGCAGGGGACGGGTAAAGGATTGATGACGGCCCCAGacggtaagcaagagagacctccttcccttctccgcgacgactccaagtatgcattggagaagctgtcgtccatcatcacggcGGAAGACTATGAAGATCTTGGAAACCACTCAACGGaagccatgggggagacgggcctctttgccgttgctcaggttggttatgtcCGTCAAAtaagtttgtttttctttttcgttgtcatttacattatgtga